The Babylonia areolata isolate BAREFJ2019XMU chromosome 22, ASM4173473v1, whole genome shotgun sequence genome contains a region encoding:
- the LOC143297252 gene encoding small ribosomal subunit protein uS11-like, translated as MFRSAVATLCRFRGCLPRLQQGIENSVVATECRPLHLTRCVQVLHKDHPGKKVEKEPREQEVAAVEEGVEEQLQGLKFDSMFPTLETHSMLINNTRFDELPIIHIKATHNNTIIMVTDGKGVPLAHESGGTVGFRNARKGTNIAAQAAAIALAQKATKKGINLVRISVKGIGPGRLPAIKGLQMSGLTVVSITDATPLPFNGLRPKKQRRL; from the exons ATGTTCAGATCTGCTGTGGCAACACTTTGCAGATTCAGAGGATGTCTTCCTCGTCTGCAGCAAGGGATAGAAAATA GTGTTGTGGCCACAGAGTGTCGTCCCTTGCACCTGAccaggtgtgtgcaggtgttgcaCAAGGACCACCCAGGTAAAAAGGTGGAGAAAGAACCCCGGGAACAGGAGGTGGCCGCTGTGGAAGAGGGAGTGGAGGAACAGTTACAAGGCCTCAA GTTTGACTCCATGTTCCCTACACTGGAGACTCACTCAATGCTGATCAACAACACGAGGTTTGACGAGCTTCCCATCATCCATATCAAGGCCACCCacaacaacactatcatcatGGTCACCGACGGCAAAG GTGTTCCACTGGCACATGAATCTGGG ggTACAGTGGGATTCCGGAATGCCCGGAAAGGCACAAACATTGCTGCCCAAGCGGCTGCCATCGCTCTTGCACAG AAAGCTACAAAGAAGGGAATCAACCTGGTGCGGATCAGCGTGAAAGGAATCGGCCCAGGGAGATTG CCTGCCATCAAAGGCCTACAGATGTCAGGACTGACTGTGGTGTCCATCACCGATGCCACCCCTCTGCCCTTCAACGGGCTGAGGCCTAAAAAACAGCGAAGGCTGTGA
- the LOC143297462 gene encoding uncharacterized protein LOC143297462 encodes MDTDKKAEESQSGDTTPAESCESQEAAAAAAEESSQKRKREDDGDCEVDQNIKKAKVEEEEKVAVADEKEEESSKKEDSSGEKEEEDKDVKPAEEKPSSPAAGEGEGKAEEGEEKDKVTDQAEDAKQDEKMDVDDSTVKTDTLKTDTPEKELEKEQTAEPEEKKESNEKEEGETGEPQTEKSEAKESESEEKSEVVRRYPTRNRRVEEKGASQPIKAGGSTPDDKKQGSVGMNKNENSQDSDSSNRAASVKSDSGSSDKENMNGDTAVDVSNAGTPDVIMLSDEEESEQAKEKKAKRKKLVRRLQAHLRNEEAKLVLLKKLRQSQLTPQVQDHTPVSNSSSNQLTKQAMPRQQGGPPPLVRGNQQIRGSNLHMQQQNRTPSQSQMRNVQGPPPLVVTPRMGGSNTTNGHGSQNLRNSTPHMNQHSSTNHRSVQQQQQQSGHNSQQTAQHQQAATPPQPQDTQTPAQRQAAAKLALRKQLEKTLLQIPPPKPPAPEMNFIPSLACPDFVLLLGLEEVVNHIIDLQLIARGQKSPDEKFICNPFTCVQCGTDYTPVWKREKPGSKNVICEHCVTWNQKRALKQEHTNRLKSAFVKALQQEQEIERMQAQTPSNPSTPTPSVTPPNTASSSSTPSQALAAAAAASNVAAAAAMSMSPASFRPSAEQVRQHHNFLQAQAQLRGQPLSGLQGFGARSPFPYNLPYVKQADLQRQYLLDMIPRAAGMPWKQ; translated from the exons ATGGATACAGACAAGAAAGCAGAGGAAAGCCAGTCAGGTGATACAACGCCAGCTGAAAG CTGTGAGTcgcaagaagcagcagcagcagcagcagaagagtcGTCGCAGAAAAGGAAACGAGAAGATGATGGAGACTGTGAAGTTGACCAAAATATTAAAAA GGccaaagtggaggaggaagagaaggtagCTGTAGCTgatgaaaaggaggaagaaagctCCAAGAAAGAGGACAGCTCaggtgagaaagaagaggaagacaaagatgTGAAACCAGCAGAAGAGAAACCTTCATCACCTGCagcaggggagggagaaggaaaggctgaagaaggggaagagaaggacaaagtcactgaccaggcTGAAGATGCCAAACAAGATGAAAAGATGGACGTGGACGACTCCACTGTGAAAACAgacacactgaaaacagacaCACCAGAAAAAGAATTGgagaaagaacagacagcagaacctgaagagaagaaagagagcaatgaaaaagaagaaggggagactGGCGAGCCCCAAACTGAAAAGTCAGAAGCtaaagaatcagaatcagaggaGAAATCAGAAGTGGTACGTCGATACCCTACAAGGAACCGCAGAGTGGAAGAGAAAGGGGCCTCGCAGCCCATCAAAGCTGGTGGATCAACTCCAGACGATAAGAAACAAGGCAGTGTAGGGATGAACAAGAACGAAAACAGCCAGGACAGTGACAGCAGTAACAGGGCAGCATCTGTCAAGTCTGACAGTGGCAGTAGTGACAAGGAGAACATGAATGGTGACACAGCGGTGGATGTGAGCAACGCAGGCACCCCTGATGTCATCATGCTTTCTGACGAGGAGGAGTCGGAGCAGGCGAAGGAGAAGAAGGCCAAGAGAAAGAAGCTGGTGCGACGTCTCCAGGCACACTTGCGCAATGAGGAAGCCAAGCTGGTGTTGCTGAAGAAGCTGCGACAGAGCCAGCTGACACCCCAGGTGCAGGATCACACTCCagtgagcaacagcagcagtaaccagCTGACCAAACAGGCCATGCCACGACAGCAAGGGGGACCCCCACCTCTTGTGCGGGGCAACCAGCAGATCCGGGGCTCGAACCTCCACATGCAGCAGCAGAACCGAACCCCTTCTCAGTCACAGATGCGCAATGTTCAGGGGCCACCCCCGCTGGTGGTGACCCCGAGGATGGGAGGATCGAACACCACCAATGGGCATGGCAGTCAGAACCTGCGCAACAGCACGCCACACATGAACCAGCACAGCTCCACCAACCACCGCAGcgtgcagcagcaacagcagcagtcagGGCACAACAGCCAGCAGACAGCGCAGCACCAGCAGGCAGCCACCCCCCCTCAGCCCCAGGACACCCAGACTCCTGCCCAGAGGCAGGCGGCCGCCAAGCTGGCCCTCAGGAAGCAGCTGGAGAAGACCTTGCTGCAGAtcccccctcccaagccccctgCCCCGGAAATGAACTTCATCCCCTCCCTGGCCTGTCCAGACTTTGTCCTGCTGTTGGGACTGGAGGAGGTGGTGAACCACATCATCGACCTGCAGCTCATTGCCCGAGGCCAGAAGTCTCCCGATGAAAAGTTCATCTGCAACCCCTTCACCTGCGTGCAGTGTGGCACTGACTACACACCTGTCTGGAAGAGGGAGAAGCCTGGTTCCAAGAATGTCATTTGCGAACATTGCGTGACGTGGAACCAGAAGCGTGCCCTGAAGCAGGAGCACACCAACCGCCTGAAGAGCGCTTTCGTCAAGGCCCTTCAGCAGGAACAGGAAATTGAGCGCATGCAGGCCCAGACCCCATCCAACccctccacgcccaccccctctgtcacccctcccaacacagcctcctcctcctccacgccttCCCAGGCCctggcagcagcagcggcagcgagcaacgtagcagcagcggcagcaatgAGCATGAGTCCTGCCTCGTTCCGCCCCAGTGCCGAACAGGTGCGACAACATCACAACTTCTTGCAGGCCCAGGCCCAGCTACGAGGGCAACCTCTGTCGGGCTTGCAAGGCTTTGGAGCACGCTCTCCCTTCCCTTACAACCTGCCCTACGTCAAACAGGCAGACCTGCAGCGACAGTACCTTCTGGACATGATTCCTCGGGCAGCAGGGATGCCCTGGAAACAATGA